One region of Aeromicrobium sp. Sec7.5 genomic DNA includes:
- a CDS encoding 3-oxoacyl-ACP reductase: protein MSDRYQDLAHNPVGKFLVKNLGLPNPPYLDRYAGGPLVKGSVLTGSATTGAAGPVSKAITAALKAYGIDSTGVRADGKKYKGLVFDATGIDSAAGLVALQEFFTPVLRQVASSGRVVVIGADPEQAATEGAAIAQRALEGFSRSLGKEIGGGSTVNLVYVSQGAEKTVGSTLGFLLSPKSAYVSGQVVRLGTTGITKAPAVKDVTKPLAGKVALVTGASRGLGEADMRTLARDGATVIGLDVPPLADDLKALAEELGGGYIVGDITSPDAPAEIAEYIQKHHGAIDIIVHNAGITRDKRLRNMKPENWQLVVEISVGAPQRITDQLLEQGLINEGGSIVGIASIAGIAGNNGQTNYASAKAGVIGWIQSLSQRVADRGITANVIAPGFMETEMVKTIPLGIREAGRRMNSMSQGGLPVDVAETIAWLASPGSATVSGNVIGVNGQMLIGAS, encoded by the coding sequence GTGAGCGATCGTTACCAAGATCTCGCGCACAACCCCGTCGGCAAGTTCCTGGTCAAGAACCTGGGCCTGCCGAACCCGCCCTACCTCGACCGGTACGCCGGCGGCCCGCTGGTCAAGGGCAGCGTCCTCACGGGCAGCGCCACCACCGGGGCGGCGGGACCGGTCAGCAAGGCCATCACCGCGGCGCTGAAGGCGTACGGCATCGACTCCACCGGGGTCCGGGCCGACGGCAAGAAGTACAAGGGCCTCGTCTTCGACGCCACCGGTATCGACTCCGCAGCCGGCCTGGTGGCCCTGCAGGAGTTCTTCACCCCCGTCCTGCGCCAGGTGGCCTCGAGCGGCCGCGTCGTCGTGATCGGCGCCGACCCGGAGCAGGCCGCCACCGAGGGCGCGGCCATCGCCCAGCGCGCGCTCGAGGGATTCTCGCGCTCGCTCGGCAAGGAGATCGGGGGCGGCTCGACCGTCAACCTCGTCTACGTCTCCCAGGGTGCCGAGAAGACGGTGGGCTCCACGCTCGGCTTCCTCCTCTCCCCCAAGTCGGCCTACGTCTCGGGCCAGGTCGTGCGCCTCGGCACGACGGGCATCACGAAGGCGCCGGCCGTCAAGGACGTCACCAAGCCGCTGGCCGGCAAGGTCGCGCTCGTCACGGGCGCCTCGCGCGGTCTCGGTGAGGCCGACATGCGCACGCTGGCCCGCGACGGCGCCACCGTGATCGGGCTCGACGTCCCGCCGCTCGCCGACGACCTCAAGGCCCTGGCCGAGGAGCTCGGTGGCGGCTACATCGTCGGCGACATCACCTCGCCCGACGCCCCGGCCGAGATCGCCGAGTACATCCAGAAGCACCACGGCGCGATCGACATCATCGTCCACAACGCCGGCATCACGCGCGACAAGCGCCTGCGCAACATGAAGCCGGAGAACTGGCAGCTCGTCGTCGAGATCTCGGTCGGCGCGCCGCAGCGCATCACCGACCAGCTGCTCGAGCAGGGCCTGATCAACGAGGGTGGCTCCATCGTCGGCATCGCGTCGATCGCGGGCATCGCCGGCAACAACGGGCAGACCAACTACGCCTCGGCCAAGGCCGGCGTGATCGGCTGGATCCAGTCGCTCTCCCAGCGCGTCGCCGACCGCGGCATCACGGCCAACGTCATCGCCCCCGGGTTCATGGAGACCGAGATGGTCAAGACCATCCCGCTCGGCATCCGCGAGGCCGGCCGTCGCATGAACTCGATGTCGCAGGGCGGCCTGCCCGTCGACGTCGCCGAGACCATCGCGTGGCTCGCGAGCCCCGGCTCGGCCACCGTCAGCGGCAACGTGATCGGCGTCAACGGCCAGATGCTGATCGGCGCGTCCTGA
- a CDS encoding acetyl-CoA C-acetyltransferase, with protein MAGNTPAKKAPAKKAAPTKKAPAAKAPAKAASVTETATTSAPAASDDAQRVRRVAVIGGNRIPFARSNTVYTDVSNQDMLTAALDGLVERFGLEGERVGEVVAGAVLKHARDFNLTRETVLGSKLSPETPATDLQQACGTGLQAAFVVADKIALGKIETGIAGGTDTTSDAPLAVNDKLRKILIQANQLSAKGDKKGLVKLLTKVRPSYLAPDQPRNSEPRTGLSMGDHQAITTHAWKITREAQDELAAASHQNLAKSWDEGWQADLVTPFNGVAKDNHLRPDSTVEKLAKLKPVFGRNLGDEATMTAGNSTPLSDGASVALLASEDEAAKRGWDVQAYFVDYETAAVDYVSGAEGLLMAPAYAVPRMLARNGLTLQDFDYYEIHEAFAGQVLSTLAAWESPEFCQDKLGLDVPLGTIDRTRLNVKGSSLAAAHPFAATGGRIVANLAKLLHEAGPGKRGLISICAAGGQGVVAILES; from the coding sequence ATGGCAGGCAACACGCCCGCGAAGAAGGCCCCCGCCAAGAAGGCCGCCCCCACCAAGAAGGCGCCGGCCGCCAAGGCTCCGGCGAAGGCGGCCTCGGTCACCGAGACGGCCACCACCTCGGCCCCGGCCGCTTCCGACGACGCCCAGCGCGTGCGTCGCGTCGCCGTCATCGGCGGCAACCGCATCCCGTTCGCCCGCAGCAACACGGTCTACACCGACGTCTCCAACCAGGACATGCTCACGGCGGCCCTCGACGGCCTCGTGGAGCGGTTCGGCCTCGAGGGCGAGCGCGTCGGCGAGGTCGTCGCCGGAGCCGTGCTCAAGCACGCCCGCGACTTCAACCTGACGCGCGAGACCGTGCTCGGCTCCAAGCTCTCGCCCGAGACGCCCGCCACCGATCTTCAGCAGGCGTGCGGCACGGGCCTGCAGGCTGCGTTCGTCGTGGCCGACAAGATCGCCCTGGGCAAGATCGAGACCGGCATCGCCGGCGGCACCGACACCACCTCGGACGCCCCGCTCGCCGTCAACGACAAGCTCCGCAAGATCCTCATCCAGGCCAACCAGCTGTCGGCCAAGGGCGACAAGAAGGGGCTCGTGAAGCTCCTGACGAAGGTCCGGCCGTCCTACCTGGCTCCCGACCAGCCGCGGAACTCCGAGCCGCGCACGGGCCTGTCGATGGGCGACCACCAGGCCATCACGACGCACGCCTGGAAGATCACCCGCGAGGCGCAGGACGAGCTCGCCGCCGCGTCGCACCAGAACCTCGCGAAGTCGTGGGACGAGGGCTGGCAGGCCGACCTGGTCACGCCGTTCAACGGTGTCGCCAAGGACAACCACCTGCGTCCGGACTCCACCGTCGAGAAGCTCGCCAAGCTCAAGCCCGTCTTCGGTCGCAACCTGGGCGACGAGGCCACGATGACGGCCGGCAACTCGACGCCGCTGTCCGACGGCGCCTCGGTCGCGCTGCTCGCGTCGGAGGACGAGGCCGCCAAGCGCGGCTGGGACGTCCAGGCCTACTTCGTCGACTACGAGACCGCTGCGGTCGACTACGTCAGCGGAGCCGAGGGCCTGCTGATGGCCCCCGCCTACGCCGTGCCGCGCATGCTCGCGCGCAACGGCCTCACGCTGCAGGACTTCGACTACTACGAGATCCACGAGGCCTTTGCCGGCCAGGTGCTCTCGACGCTCGCCGCATGGGAGTCGCCGGAGTTCTGCCAGGACAAGCTGGGCCTGGACGTCCCGCTCGGCACGATCGACCGCACCCGCCTCAACGTGAAGGGCTCGTCGCTCGCGGCGGCGCACCCCTTCGCCGCGACGGGTGGTCGCATCGTGGCCAACCTCGCCAAGCTCCTGCACGAGGCCGGCCCCGGCAAGCGTGGCCTGATCTCGATCTGCGCCGCCGGTGGCCAGGGCGTCGTCGCGATCCTGGAGAGCTGA
- a CDS encoding MaoC family dehydratase, with translation MVTRTFAKAPSTAPLMLKAALPAIPGVGSLPGVKHASGGAPDLVLQRTGVTTDPAHLERYREVCGFGRGEALPATYPHMAAFGLHMSLMTDTAFPFAPMGLVHLRNTITQHRPLTADETFDVSVRAADLRPHPKGRLIDLLTDVTVDGEVVWTEVTTLFARGRGGEAEATPAPLEGLEAPNGVVHWKLAGNLGRRYGAVSGDRNPIHLYPLTAKAFGFPTNIAHGMWTKAHALAALANRLPDAFRIDVEFKKPILLPTTVVFGSRESGGSIDLGVVGARKPVTHMVGRVTPLA, from the coding sequence ATGGTGACGCGCACCTTCGCCAAGGCGCCGTCGACGGCACCCCTCATGCTGAAGGCGGCCCTGCCGGCCATCCCGGGCGTCGGGTCCCTGCCGGGCGTCAAGCACGCCTCGGGTGGTGCTCCGGACCTCGTCCTGCAGCGCACGGGCGTCACGACCGATCCCGCCCACCTGGAGCGGTACCGCGAGGTCTGCGGCTTCGGGCGCGGGGAGGCCCTGCCGGCCACCTACCCGCACATGGCGGCGTTCGGGCTCCACATGTCGCTCATGACCGACACGGCGTTCCCGTTCGCGCCGATGGGCCTGGTGCACCTGCGCAACACGATCACGCAGCACCGCCCACTCACGGCCGACGAGACGTTCGACGTCTCGGTGCGTGCCGCCGACCTGCGCCCGCACCCGAAGGGGCGTCTGATCGACCTCCTGACCGACGTCACGGTCGACGGTGAGGTCGTCTGGACCGAGGTCACCACGCTGTTCGCGCGTGGTCGCGGTGGCGAGGCCGAGGCGACTCCTGCCCCGCTGGAGGGTCTCGAGGCCCCCAACGGCGTCGTGCACTGGAAGCTCGCGGGCAACCTGGGCCGTCGTTACGGCGCCGTGTCAGGGGATCGCAACCCGATCCACCTGTACCCGCTCACGGCGAAGGCGTTCGGGTTCCCGACCAACATCGCGCACGGCATGTGGACCAAGGCGCATGCCCTCGCGGCGCTGGCCAACCGCCTGCCGGACGCGTTCCGGATCGACGTCGAGTTCAAGAAGCCGATCCTGCTGCCGACCACCGTGGTGTTCGGTTCGCGCGAGTCCGGCGGCTCGATCGACCTCGGGGTCGTGGGGGCGCGCAAGCCCGTCACGCACATGGTCGGCCGGGTCACCCCGCTCGCCTGA
- a CDS encoding CocE/NonD family hydrolase: protein MNPLLRRLRVASALVLLAPLLVATTAMPAAADTTTQEERVTVSDGVELQTTLTSQGPATARPTVIEFSPYGPGSATFMPDGSYNHLLVQLRGTGASSGGFDALGPRSQQDVSEVLQWACGQPWSNGRLGVHGFSASAIMIYNSMHLELPCVDTATLRSGTFELYRDLLVPGGVSNIVPGAAVILGIGALALAQGPNRLANDPVGSLDAVTGLLDSGLQAGFLHPTLDTFWQERGFRGDANDLPILAINGIFDVESRGAFQGYQELRDNGSHLLLAGGHDGFPAGTDNGQADMQAWYDHYLRDMDNGITEDPAVQLTLADGDRRDMLAGQYLSRDGADWPLPGTTWAALNLDATRSGTAATLNDGTLTLGTPQQSAAQSYLPLPSSPLATDSPTTSLLDAAGLQLLTSQLPGLTDMNGLVGLPGLSYTTPALTQNVVSAGPASLQVRLSTTSPETAIWAVVSDVHPDGTAHPLTVGRLLSSFPNVVEEKSLKDQNGTIVQPYGDYSVKTPLAGFLSSRLYQVEMWPVANRFKAGHRIRLDIVGASAFSLPTVPGLNTVEVGGTSGSRLLFPVLPESDLATALPVAPPATPSAPAPVPTPVAALTTTVTSLLSSVLGLLPSLGLLLGRR, encoded by the coding sequence GTGAACCCTCTCCTGCGTCGACTCCGCGTCGCCTCCGCCCTGGTCCTCCTGGCACCGTTGCTCGTCGCGACGACCGCGATGCCGGCGGCCGCCGACACCACGACGCAGGAGGAGCGGGTCACCGTCTCCGACGGGGTCGAGCTGCAGACGACCCTGACGAGCCAGGGCCCCGCCACGGCCCGGCCCACCGTGATCGAGTTCAGCCCCTACGGGCCGGGCTCGGCGACCTTCATGCCCGACGGCAGCTACAACCACCTCCTGGTGCAGCTGCGCGGCACCGGGGCCAGCTCCGGCGGCTTCGACGCCCTCGGTCCGCGCAGCCAGCAGGACGTGTCGGAGGTCCTCCAGTGGGCGTGCGGCCAGCCCTGGAGCAACGGACGGCTCGGCGTCCACGGGTTCTCCGCCAGCGCGATCATGATCTACAACTCGATGCACCTCGAGCTGCCCTGCGTCGACACCGCGACCCTGCGCTCCGGGACGTTCGAGCTCTACCGCGACCTGCTCGTGCCGGGCGGCGTCAGCAACATCGTCCCCGGCGCCGCCGTGATCCTCGGCATCGGCGCCCTGGCGCTCGCCCAGGGACCCAACCGGCTGGCCAACGACCCGGTCGGCTCCCTCGACGCCGTGACCGGCCTGCTCGACAGCGGACTCCAGGCCGGCTTCCTGCACCCGACGCTCGACACCTTCTGGCAGGAGCGCGGCTTCCGCGGGGACGCCAACGACCTGCCGATCCTCGCGATCAACGGCATCTTCGACGTGGAGTCGCGCGGCGCGTTCCAGGGCTACCAGGAGCTGCGCGACAACGGATCGCACCTGTTGCTCGCGGGCGGACACGACGGGTTCCCGGCCGGCACCGACAACGGTCAGGCCGACATGCAGGCCTGGTACGACCACTACCTGCGCGACATGGACAACGGCATCACCGAGGACCCCGCCGTGCAGCTGACGCTGGCGGACGGCGACCGCCGCGACATGCTCGCGGGCCAGTACCTGAGTCGGGACGGTGCCGACTGGCCGCTGCCGGGGACGACCTGGGCCGCGCTGAACCTCGACGCGACCCGCAGCGGCACGGCGGCGACCCTGAACGACGGCACCCTGACGCTCGGCACGCCCCAGCAGTCGGCGGCGCAGTCGTACCTTCCCCTCCCCTCGAGCCCGCTGGCGACCGACTCCCCCACGACGTCGCTGCTCGACGCGGCCGGCCTGCAGCTGCTGACCTCGCAGCTCCCCGGCCTGACCGACATGAACGGCCTCGTCGGACTGCCGGGCCTGAGCTACACGACGCCGGCGCTCACGCAGAACGTGGTCTCGGCCGGACCCGCCTCGCTGCAGGTCCGCCTGTCGACGACGTCGCCGGAGACGGCCATCTGGGCCGTGGTCTCCGACGTCCACCCCGACGGCACCGCGCACCCTCTGACGGTCGGTCGCCTGCTGTCGTCGTTCCCGAACGTCGTCGAGGAGAAGTCGCTCAAGGACCAGAACGGCACGATCGTGCAGCCGTACGGCGACTACAGCGTCAAGACGCCGCTGGCCGGCTTCCTCAGCTCGCGGCTGTACCAGGTCGAGATGTGGCCCGTCGCCAACCGCTTCAAGGCGGGTCACCGCATCCGACTGGACATCGTGGGCGCCTCGGCGTTCTCACTGCCCACGGTCCCCGGCCTCAACACCGTCGAGGTCGGAGGCACCAGCGGCTCGCGGCTGTTGTTCCCGGTGCTGCCGGAGAGCGACCTCGCCACGGCGCTGCCCGTCGCACCTCCGGCGACACCGTCCGCACCGGCACCGGTGCCGACGCCCGTCGCCGCGCTGACGACCACCGTCACCTCGCTGCTCTCCAGCGTCCTGGGCCTGCTGCCGTCGCTCGGCCTGCTGCTGGGTCGTCGCTAG
- a CDS encoding TetR/AcrR family transcriptional regulator translates to MGVDERRAVRRREIIAATRALFDERGVRDAQIEDIARAVGINRAIIYRHFTSKEELFAVTLVEYLHELEAAFTAVVDPGAPPRPRLASIVGTFFDYGVAHPAFVDCAQTLLRRRGSELQQEVGDAVLIELGTAISACLAHLVTTLGDGTTSGDFRVTDPSLVANVLYAQGLGALNLAHLQWSIREHNTGMPVVDDVASDTLRTLLVHGALAMATGATPRPS, encoded by the coding sequence ATGGGTGTGGACGAGAGGCGGGCCGTGCGTCGGCGCGAGATCATCGCCGCGACTCGTGCCCTGTTCGACGAACGTGGCGTCCGCGACGCCCAGATCGAGGACATCGCCCGTGCCGTCGGCATCAACCGGGCCATCATCTACCGGCACTTCACGAGCAAGGAAGAGCTGTTCGCGGTCACCCTCGTCGAGTACCTCCACGAGCTCGAGGCCGCGTTCACGGCCGTGGTCGACCCGGGCGCCCCGCCGCGCCCCCGACTCGCCTCGATCGTCGGCACGTTCTTCGACTACGGCGTCGCGCACCCCGCCTTCGTCGACTGCGCCCAGACCCTGCTGCGCCGTCGTGGGTCCGAGCTGCAGCAGGAGGTCGGTGACGCGGTGCTGATCGAGCTGGGCACGGCCATCAGCGCCTGCCTCGCCCACCTCGTCACGACCCTGGGCGACGGCACGACCTCCGGCGACTTCCGGGTCACCGACCCCTCGCTCGTCGCCAACGTCCTGTACGCGCAAGGTCTCGGCGCGCTCAACCTGGCCCATCTCCAGTGGTCCATCCGCGAGCACAACACGGGCATGCCCGTCGTCGACGACGTCGCGTCCGACACCCTTCGCACCCTGCTCGTGCACGGCGCCCTGGCCATGGCCACCGGCGCGACGCCCCGCCCCAGCTGA
- a CDS encoding acyl-CoA thioesterase, with translation MPASLTELLDLLELEQLEVGLFRGRQPQSSMLKRVFGGQVAAQAVVAAQNTVPDDRHLHSLHIYFILGGDPSIPIVYDVENVRDGRSFTTRRVAARQHGKIIFYMTASFQVEEPGFEHQDPLPDVPSPDDAIPLGEIVKARGPEYAEQWSREWSSFDLRYVGDNRSDAARDASGRLVVQRLWFKASGQLPPSRLIHNAAFTYISDLSLLGASLVPHGVYIGSPNIQPASLDHVIWFHRPVAVDGWMLYDQSSPSASGARGLSTARVFDERGALVATVAQEGLIRQV, from the coding sequence GTGCCTGCCTCTCTCACTGAACTGCTGGACCTGCTCGAGCTCGAACAGCTCGAGGTCGGACTCTTCCGCGGTCGCCAGCCCCAGAGCTCGATGCTGAAGCGCGTCTTCGGCGGGCAGGTCGCGGCCCAGGCGGTGGTCGCGGCGCAGAACACGGTGCCGGACGACCGGCACCTGCACTCGCTGCACATCTACTTCATCCTCGGGGGCGACCCCAGCATCCCGATCGTCTACGACGTCGAGAACGTGCGCGACGGCCGCTCCTTCACGACCCGTCGGGTCGCCGCCCGTCAGCACGGCAAGATCATCTTCTACATGACGGCCTCGTTCCAGGTCGAGGAGCCGGGCTTCGAGCACCAGGACCCCTTGCCGGACGTGCCGTCGCCCGACGACGCCATCCCGCTGGGCGAGATCGTCAAGGCCCGCGGCCCGGAGTACGCCGAGCAGTGGAGCCGTGAGTGGTCGTCGTTCGACCTGCGCTACGTCGGTGACAACCGGTCGGACGCCGCCCGCGACGCCAGCGGGCGACTCGTCGTGCAGCGCCTCTGGTTCAAGGCCTCGGGCCAGCTGCCGCCGTCGCGCCTGATCCACAACGCCGCGTTCACCTACATCAGCGACCTGAGCCTGCTGGGCGCCTCGCTCGTGCCGCACGGCGTCTACATCGGGTCGCCGAACATCCAGCCCGCCTCCCTCGACCACGTGATCTGGTTCCACCGGCCGGTCGCGGTGGACGGCTGGATGCTCTACGACCAGTCGTCGCCGTCGGCCTCGGGGGCCCGCGGCCTCAGCACCGCGCGCGTGTTCGACGAGCGCGGTGCCCTGGTGGCGACCGTGGCCCAGGAGGGCCTCATCCGGCAGGTCTAG
- a CDS encoding CocE/NonD family hydrolase, which produces MRLLTAAALTAAALVAPVAATAAPPIPTSAAAAAVATAPAAPAGSGWEPRPEEHPATVVETDLEIPTSDGTVLLADLKRPVDADGQVVDAALPVVVTITAYSKTVIGSPSGATLGGADPEFLVKRGYLQLTVDARGTGSSGGTWQVFGEREQLDAKEIVEWAAQQPWSNGSVAMSGPSYMGISQLFAAGQNPEGLKAIFPQVPTAEVYRDIVASGGQLDTGFMPLWLGLVNLTGLVPSTSPQAVENLLTHLVGNGASSIQLLLEAALGGPQAYDGEFYESRSTITNSVPNIDVPTFLIGGEYDLFQRGTPLVYQALRERGVPVKMILGPWDHLQGSNGQGVPDAGLGTLGELQLRWFDHYVKGLPDPALDSDLPSFSYYELGSGQWQYRDSYLSDQTAASFKLSGSSTTLGGASGQLTQGEVVAGSSQILPIPVAGLCSRSTSQWTAGVLNLIGAWEACNQNAALNDATGVVYETAPLTSDLNILGPINARLYTSSTTGDGMLSVSVSRVTPDGVVDRLTGGWQVISLAELDESRSVTLDGEIIQPWHPFTQESRRVLAPGEIVPVDVEVFPTGAVVNEGERLRISVQSFDTPHLLSPLTNLAGQLGVITIHNDAEHPSRLTLPTLGTSGSDNAEAESAVLEDVRSALDAADTSAAAGPGPGSGYDGGEVTGSPEGDTSDSFVPGYTATAATTGPGTASGLPIAWLLLLGAGTLAAASVVRHRFLGRAREHTRH; this is translated from the coding sequence ATGCGTCTCTTGACGGCTGCCGCCCTGACGGCCGCTGCGCTCGTCGCCCCCGTGGCGGCGACGGCGGCTCCCCCGATCCCGACGTCGGCAGCAGCAGCTGCGGTCGCCACCGCACCGGCCGCGCCGGCCGGCTCCGGCTGGGAGCCGCGGCCCGAGGAGCACCCCGCAACCGTCGTCGAGACCGACCTCGAGATCCCGACGTCCGACGGCACCGTCCTCCTGGCCGACCTGAAGCGCCCGGTCGACGCCGACGGCCAGGTCGTCGACGCCGCACTGCCGGTCGTCGTGACGATCACGGCCTACAGCAAGACCGTGATCGGCAGCCCCAGCGGCGCGACCCTCGGCGGCGCCGATCCGGAGTTCCTCGTCAAGCGTGGCTACCTCCAGCTCACGGTCGACGCCCGCGGCACCGGTAGCTCCGGCGGCACCTGGCAGGTCTTCGGCGAGCGGGAGCAGCTCGACGCCAAGGAGATCGTCGAGTGGGCGGCCCAGCAGCCGTGGAGCAACGGGTCGGTCGCGATGTCGGGGCCGTCGTACATGGGCATCAGCCAGCTCTTCGCGGCCGGACAGAACCCCGAGGGACTGAAGGCGATCTTCCCCCAGGTGCCCACCGCCGAGGTGTACCGCGACATCGTTGCCTCCGGCGGCCAGCTCGACACGGGCTTCATGCCGCTGTGGCTCGGACTGGTCAACCTGACCGGCCTCGTGCCGTCGACGTCACCCCAGGCGGTCGAGAATCTCCTGACCCACCTCGTCGGCAACGGCGCGTCGTCGATCCAGCTGCTGCTCGAGGCGGCGCTGGGCGGACCCCAGGCGTACGACGGCGAGTTCTACGAGTCGCGGAGCACGATCACGAACTCCGTGCCGAACATCGACGTGCCGACGTTCCTGATCGGCGGCGAGTACGACTTGTTCCAGCGCGGCACGCCGCTGGTCTACCAGGCCCTGCGCGAGCGGGGCGTCCCGGTCAAGATGATCCTCGGACCGTGGGACCACCTCCAGGGCTCCAACGGCCAAGGCGTCCCGGACGCCGGCCTGGGCACCCTCGGCGAGCTGCAGCTGCGCTGGTTCGACCACTACGTCAAGGGACTGCCCGACCCGGCGCTGGACTCCGACCTGCCGAGCTTCTCCTACTACGAGCTCGGGTCCGGCCAGTGGCAGTACCGCGACTCCTACCTGAGCGACCAGACGGCGGCCTCGTTCAAGCTGTCCGGCAGCTCGACCACGCTGGGCGGCGCGAGCGGTCAGCTCACCCAGGGCGAGGTCGTCGCGGGGTCGTCGCAGATCCTCCCGATCCCGGTGGCCGGGCTGTGCTCGCGCAGCACCTCGCAGTGGACCGCGGGCGTGCTGAACCTGATCGGCGCCTGGGAGGCCTGCAACCAGAACGCCGCGCTCAACGACGCCACCGGAGTCGTCTACGAGACAGCCCCGCTGACGAGCGACCTGAACATCCTCGGACCCATCAACGCGCGCCTGTACACCTCGAGCACGACTGGCGACGGGATGCTCTCGGTCAGCGTCTCGCGGGTCACCCCCGACGGTGTCGTCGACCGGCTCACGGGCGGGTGGCAGGTCATCTCCCTGGCCGAGCTCGACGAGTCGCGGTCCGTCACGCTCGACGGCGAGATCATCCAGCCGTGGCACCCGTTCACCCAGGAGTCGCGTCGGGTCCTCGCACCGGGCGAGATCGTGCCGGTCGACGTCGAGGTCTTCCCGACCGGCGCGGTGGTCAACGAGGGCGAACGCCTCCGGATCTCGGTCCAGTCGTTCGACACGCCGCACCTGCTCTCGCCCCTGACCAACCTGGCGGGCCAGCTGGGCGTCATCACGATCCACAACGATGCCGAGCACCCGTCACGCCTCACGTTGCCGACCCTCGGCACCTCCGGTTCCGACAACGCCGAGGCGGAGTCGGCCGTGCTGGAGGACGTGCGGTCGGCGCTCGACGCCGCCGACACCAGTGCGGCGGCCGGCCCCGGACCCGGTTCCGGCTACGACGGCGGCGAGGTCACCGGCTCCCCCGAGGGCGACACCAGCGACTCGTTCGTGCCCGGGTACACCGCGACGGCCGCGACGACCGGCCCTGGTACCGCGAGCGGTCTGCCGATCGCGTGGCTGCTGCTCCTCGGTGCCGGCACCCTGGCCGCTGCCTCGGTGGTGCGTCACCGGTTCCTCGGCCGAGCGCGTGAGCACACGCGGCACTGA